The sequence below is a genomic window from Phycodurus eques isolate BA_2022a chromosome 6, UOR_Pequ_1.1, whole genome shotgun sequence.
GTTGGTCCAAGATTATGCCAAGGTTACGGATGTGAGGGGAGGTAGTCGTCAATGTTTATGCGGGATTATGGATAAAATGGTTAGTGTTTGTGGTCCATTGATATGTTTATGTCTGATTTGTCACTGCTAGCGTGTTGGAGAGCTTGTTTTGTGGCGTTTGCAATTGTTCTGACCGGTGTCGGCCACCGTACGCAAAACTGTTGTCCGGGTTTCTGACGTGACGTCATATTATTGTGCGACCTCAAACCGGAAGTAGATTTCCTTTCTATTTGGCTCGAACGCGGAAAGTCGAAACTTGTCCAAGTTCTCTTGACTTTTGCACGATAACAGCGGTTCAGACAAGGGGCTCATTGGGCCAAGTATCCGCGTCAGGGTGCGTAGACTTCGGCCTTCTAAGCCGAACGGACCCGCTCGCTTGTGTTAGCATCTTTTAGCCTGCGGAAGCTAACCGAGCGCAGCGGACCGAACTCCAAGCAGCCGCCGGACCGGGAGTCCGCCGCATTCGCCTGGATTTTTTTATGATATTGATATTTGTTGTGGTCGAGGCATGTGGAGAGCGACTTTGGAGGCGTTCGGCGTTCTTCTGCTGGCCGTCTTGTTGGGGAATCTCGCTTTAGCTTGGTTTCAGCTCAACAAGCACGaagcgcagcagcagcagcagcagcaggagcagaGCTGCTTTTGCCACGTAAgtcacttgtttgttttttgaaccACTTTAAACTCCCGTTTTCTCTCCTAAATGGACCATTTAAGACTTTCCCGATTGTGCGATGCTATTTATTTGTGCGATGCCATTCTGTATTCCTAATTATGATAATTACACATCCCGACAAGATTTTTGCCATTTAAGATGAATTACGTTAAATTCGTCATTTGTCTTAGCGTCACCGACCGAGATGatactttttacttgtatttgTGTACCTATATGACGTCAACGTGTATACACAAGCTGACTAAGTGGACCAGCGTGGTGTAACGTGATTGGCTGAGGAGGCcggaaggaggggggggggggggggcttcaggAAGTGGAGTGACAAGTACACTCCAGaccacacgcgcacgcacgcactcacacacacacacacgcacacaagacGAAGAGTCAGAAAGTTGAAGATGTTACGAGCCGTTTGCGTCTTCCTGCTTTTTGTCACGCTCGGCGCTTTCGTGCACTCGCGGCAGGTCAGAGTTGCTATCTCATTAGCATATTTGATATTTGCATATGTTATAGTCATGTCATGGCGACTCACAGCTGCCATAACGTGCatttggaatatatatatacacatatcaCGCTTCCTCTGTGACTTGTTGcttcttgtgttaaacatagtCATCATGTTGTCAAGTACACTTGAcgcgtgttttgttttgttttattttgttttgttttgtgcgtgtgtgtgttaccatGTTGCTCTGTCGTCTTCATTTGCGTAACATATGCTACAATTTTCACAAATGTGACATGTAAACACGTCCTCTGTGACTTGATGTCCGGTGATTTAACATTTGCGGTCAACTATTTGTtcacagtgcagaaaatgcccaaagataaattgatgatgattcagttCCCGGTTTGGTCCTAACAGCTGTCAGAAAATCGGCCCAAATGttgattgccccccccccccaaaaaataagacatttgcaaacagatCCTTTTACTTTGGAGAACAATCCTCAACAGTTGTGCCGATTTTCTGACTGATGTTACGGAGCGAACCGGGaactgaatcatcatcaatttatgtttgcacGCTGTCTGCACTGACAAATCTcctgtttttgaacaaaagGGATATAAATGAAAGGtttttatgtgattttttttttttgattgattgaaaaaaaatctacagatTATTAAGAAAATAATAGTTAGTTTCAGCCCTACGAAACAAAAGCGAATCCATCTGCTTTCATGTAGGATGACAGAAAGCGGAGAATATTTACTCTCGAGAGGCTGACAttttgaggatttggacaattttaaattaaacgaGGTCTCGAACTGATTCATCGATAATCCAGATCGTTGTGGAATAATTTGATAACGGCTTAGTTGTCGATGAATCGATACTTCGGCTCGGGTTGGAcgtttttgtcttttcaatgctccttgtgagtgttttcattttgtgttttggtgGCGTTTGTCCCGTCCAATtacggctgaaagtgcatccgcaaagtaaaagaaaatcaaCTGAGCCAAGCGACGGCTTGGAAGTCTAAAAACTCCTATGTCGGGGGACGCTCGTCAGCCGAGTCGCGGCGGTCAAAGCTGCAGAGTGGTGACGTCATCGTCGCCCGACGACCCTCACGATGATGTAATCGCTGTGCTTCAGCTGACGGGCGTGCTGGACGACTGCTTCTGTGATGTGGAGAGCATCGATGTCTTCAACAACTTCAAAATCTACCCGCGCATCAAGAAACTGACGGAGAAGGACTACTTCCGATACTACAAGGTACAGGCGGCGCCGCTCCGCTCGTGTGCACTGCCGACATTTCTTtcgtctcttcttttttttttctcagcccTTTCGGTGgcagccatttttttattttattgaattttttggTGAGGGTGGGAACCAACCCCAACAatgcttattggtggtttatccctaCTTATTCAagacttatttttgttttttttagtttaaaaaaatacaaatcaaattcCAATGCAATTCCAATTATttgcggattttcgctatttgcggtccGGTCCGGCCCGGTCGGGTCTACTGTATTTATACGCATTTTAAAGCTCGATGAACGTGTCCGAAATGAACTTTTTGACTCACCGGCCAACCATGTTTTATCAAAATATGAACTCGGTTTACATATGGCTGCAGAATATATTGGAAAAAAGGTTGTCACCGCGATAATGGCATGTGCAACTTGTGTATGTGCGCAGCCCTAACTTGACCCATATTTCTAGAATAGGGTAATATGTTGGATGCaaacagagagaaagagaggagaCACAGCGAGATTAAaaagcaagaagaaaaaaatcaagtccGGCCTCCCTTTTGGTGCCACAGCATTCCAGCTTCTGTGCGATCACGTGCGCTTCTGTTGCATTTTTCGTCACGCAACCCTTTTAAAAGACTTTCGAGCAGCTCGGAGGCCCAAACGTCAGGCAGTCGacgtttcatttcatttggtttGGATTTTGGTTCGTGAAACTGTTGTATGAGGAGATTTTCTGAATCTTTTAAGCTTGTACCGTCAAACGTGTTAAATGTGTTTGTCGGAGGGCTGTTCGatcccgcaaaaaaaaaaagaaaatcacgaTTCATCTTTTCATATCATCCAATCTCAattattattcacatttttaataGCAAGTTTTAAAGCATCTGACTGAAAACTGAGGACGCTagagtagttcaacattttatgaacgtcttttgttaacaacactccaaATAGTCATCATGAAAACAGTAACCCCAACATGATATTAGCATAGTAAGCAAATCAAATACATCGAGAAAAATAGGAGAACACTTCTCACTCAACAGTGCAGcgaatgtagaaaaatataacaCGAGTATTTTTGAGGTCAAATAAACAAAGCTTGATAATGAAGAtgccatccatccgttttccgtagcgcttctcctcacgcgggtcgcgggcgtgcttgcgCCTATGCCGGCTGACTCCGGACGacagacggggtacaccctgaattgggcgccagccaatcgcagggcacatgtaaacaaacaaccattcacactcacatccgcgcctacgggcaattttgagtcttcaatcaacctcgcacgcatgcgtttgggatgtgggaggaaagcggagtgcccggagaaaagccacgcaggcgcgggaagaacatgcaaacgccacgcaggcggggccccgcggggatcGAACCCACAGATGCGCTAACCGGTTGTTTAATGAAGATACCTTGAATTGTAAACGTGATCATTCTACAATTCTGATGCTACGTACCCTGTTCAAATGATGGCGACTTTCAAATGCGCATCATCTCCAAACAACATTGGCACGCAGCTGATAACCCACATCTGCCTTATTGGGACTCTCCCGCCCTTCCccggcaggacacgccctgctccaatattactggctccagggaAGCCGGCGCTGCGCTACGATTGGCGCGTGTATGTTCGTGTACATGGGGACAAACATTCACTGGCCACGTGGCGAGCGGCGTTCACAGATTCACTCGGCAAACGGATGATTTAGTCTCATTTGGCGCTTGGCGGGTGTTAATTTCGGAGACCCCTCCCCCAGACTCTTATGAATCTTCCCCACACTTTTATGAACCTGTACCATACTCTTTCCCTACTCTTAAACACCTCAACATCCAGCAGTGCACAGTAGTACTCTACACTGTTCTATTCCTTGAAATGTGTTatacatttgtttcttttctgtttttaatgttttcaacTAGGAAGTGTTGATTTTAACACCCAAAAATTACAGCAGCAACTCCAAATCCTGTGGCACGGCAAATTATGcgcgatatgaatatgaaaaaaaaaatctgcaatgcactaAATCCACGAATGTGAAAAATGTGGtgcaaatatattttccttTCGAGACACCCCGAACCAACTCGCTGAAAATTGTTCCGCCTCGAATGAGGGGTTTTCCGACCGACGGATGGATGCCGACCAAAACGCGTTCGGGTGCCCGGGGGCACCgacccaccccccgcccccgaccGCTTCGTGCTGAAAAAAGGTGGCAATGATTTGTGTAGACGTTGACGGATTGTGCACTGTTCGTCAGGTGAACCTGAAGCGGGCGTGTCCGTTCTGGCCCGACGACAGCCACTGTGCCATCAAAGACTGCCACGTGGAGCCCTGTCCAGAGGTCAGAGGTCAACAGCTGCCATCACATACGACCTTTTGAGCAGTTCATAGTCGATGCTGaacttttcctttttctccaTCTTTGACCGTTCCAGAGTCAGATTCCTGTGGGCATCAAGTCTGGGAATTACAACAAGGTGTGCAcagctgtacacacacacacacacacacacacacacaaacagcaaaCAGCAAACACAGGCACAAGAGGCGAAGAGCCCCGCAGCATGCATGTCTTTTCACCTTGCAAACCCATCTCAAATGTGTGAAAaggaaataaatagaataataataaaacaacaacaacctcgacaacaaagaatatggaattccattgtttactttcacacttatgaaaatagtctcCACGTGTCCCCGTTGATGTCAAACCCGTTGTGTCGTGTTCAGTACTCGCAGGCGGCCGACGGCGTGGCGGATATGAGCGAGTGTCAGCAGGCCCAAGAGCTGGGAGCCATCAACAGCACGCTCAGGTTGCGCATCACGCACGCACGTTGCGTTACGCCATATTGCTCACGCAGTTGCAAGCGGAAGCATTTTTGCTGCGGAACACATTGGGCTTCTGGTTTTCGTCAGAGGGCCGCTTTGACGGAAATGGAAATAGTTGAACTAgtgatcattttattttcaaaagagGTTTGGTAAGAAAAAATGCTCACAATACGGCAACATAAAagtgcaaatcattttcaattgaGAGCTGGTTTGCTTcagtgggccagatctggcgtTTTAcaaaacctttcctgttttcgGTTAATTAGGATGAGCAAAAGTATTTGTATTGACTAAGTGCCAGAGTAACGGCAGAAGGAGCAAATATAAATCTTTTTCATCATCCAAATTGACTTAAAAaaggattttttgttgttgtctgatttcatgtcagacaataAGAAAAAAGGCTTGcgtcttgtgtgtgcgtgtatgcgtCACGTGGAATGTATGTACTCGTGTGACACTGTGTGCGAGAGGGACACCATCTTCGCGCTGcgtgtatttatttaaacatcGGGTTCCAACTATAtcttattattgtgtgtgtgtgtgtgtgtgtgtgtgtgttccgctgtatttgtttgtgtgcgcacAGTAATCAGAGCAAAGAAGCGTTTGCCGACTGGGCGAGACACGACGACGCTCAGGATCATTTCTGCGAGCTGGACGGTCAGCGCGCTTGAGTTGACTCGAGTCTAGCGCCGCCCACGGGGCAAAACGTGCATTGCTGACTTGTTTGCCTGTATCTGTGTATgtcgtgcgcgcgcgcgcgcgtgcgtgcgtgttccAGATGAGTCGTCCCCAGACGCGGAGTACGTGGACCTGCTGCTCAACCCGGAACGCTACACGGGATACAAAGGCCCTTCGGCGTGGAGGGTCTGGAACAGCATTTACGAGGAGAACTGCTTCAAGTCAGCAAACCCTTTTCCACGTGCAAACATTCCCAGCCAGTTATATTCTGCCTTATGCAACTGGCACACACGGTCCCCTCGTGCTGAATGTCGTCAATACGAAACGTCCTACGAATGGTCGTTCCAATGACATGTCAATGTGTGCGTGTTGCGTGTGCAGGCCCAGGTCCGTGTACCGACCTTTGAACCCCTTGGCCCTGAGCAGAGGTGAGTGAACAGCTACACAAAAGAGAGTCAACATCGTTGCAAGTACGACTAAAACTGTTATTGTCGCCGATGAGCTGAGAGGAGTCGAACGCCTCAAGGAACAGTAGATCCGTCCGGAAGGATGACGCAGAGGGACAAAATTGCTTGAATTGCATTTCATGATGtcatttctgtatgtttttataaagtacaatatcgtTCCTTCTTCAAATACACATGACAGCACTGTTGCTTTTTTCTGGCGAGAACGGATGAAAGGCGTTTCCGTCCACTTCGTTCCTGAAAGCAATtgcgctctcttttttttgtcttcaggaGACGACGGTGAGTACAACTTTGATGGGTTGCGACGACGTCGTCGGTGACGTCACCGATGACGTCGTCGATGTGATTCCAGGCGAGAGCTTCTACGACTGGCTCGAAGGTAAACGCGAGGTTTTGTCACTGATGGATGAATTGTGTACTTTTGATTCTTCCTCTTGTCCTTCATTttgtccttttcctttttttgtaaattcttGTACCTGAttacttttgtcttctttttttctttttgtcttttcctgTTTCTGTTTCTTCAccatttcctttttcttttttcatctttttcttgttttgtgtcGACTCCGTTTCCttcctcttttctttgttttgctgtctttttccattttcttggactttttctttttctcatcccTTCCCGtttctatttcttcttcatcctttcctttttccttcctcctgtttcttcttcttcccccccTGTTACCGTTTCCTTGTTCCCCGTCGTCTTTGTGTTCCGGCGTTTGAAGGTTTGTGTCTGGAGAAGAGGGTTTTCTATCGCCTCATCTCGGGCCTTCACAGCAGCATCAACATCCACCTGAGCGCGCAGTACCTGCTGGACGGTAACGACCGCACGCGCCTTCCGCTACCGCTTGAGATTTGAACATGTTCGTCCGACGCGAAATGCTAACGTGCGCGCGTGCAGAGGGTTGGGGCAGGTCGGTGTGGGGTCCCAACGCGGAGGAGTTCCGCTCGCGTTTCGACACGGCCGAGACGAAGGGCGAGGGCACGCGGCGCCTGAAGAACTTGTACTTCCTGTACCTGATCGAGCTGCGGGCGCTCTACAAGGTGGCGCCGTATTTCGAGCGCGCCGTGGTGCACCTGTACACGGGGAACTGGCGCGACGACGCCCACACCAAAGAGCTCCTGCTGCAAGTCTTCCACGAAATCCAGTCAGCCGCTTCCTCACTTCCTCTTTGTCACTTCCTCGTGCGCCTCTTCACTTCCCGTGTGCTCCTCCTAGAATGTTCCCCATGCACTTTGACGAGAAGTCCATGTTTGCCGGACACGAGAAGGAAGCCAAAAGCTTGAAGGtaaaaaaaccaaaccaaaacaaaacatccagtGTACAGCGGGGCTCCGGCCGAACTTTTTGCACCCGACTTCATTTTCTTCTCGAGACCGCGTTGATGCTCAAAGCGCTCCGTGTCAGAGCGCTGGTTCGGACTCTCGGAATCAGGCCTGAATGTTCTGCTCCAAGACGCTGGCGACGGTTGTTCTCAACTCATCGTCCGCGGCTATTTCCACTCCAAATCTTGGCCTGTCACCgtaacacatttatttatagcaTGATATATTTTCACAGAAACTGTCTCCAGAAAGGATATCATGACGTTATAGCGTAATGATTCAAATATGTTCTTTTAAGAGCAATTACCTTAATTGTCACGAACAATGAACACTGGCGTTGAAATGTAGACcaatactagactttacacacGATTTTAGCGGCCGTAATTAGCATCTTATGCTGATCGGCTCGTCGGCTTGAATGTCGTAATTCGATGATGATcatgtcaactcaaatgcgaccggatacactcgttaccgtgggaACTataacaagagtggatcgcgccgactgtaatataaggacaaaatgaagaaaaacgtgtgttggacATTGGACAGgggaggacgttcgtttaaggctcgcttgtGGTACgctcacgtactttgaataccataccgctcgcaagcaggcaacaaaacgttatgtggcctagcaagctactgctagcactgacggttgtacgtaaagaTGCCGCCGGTCCGTCGAATTGTGCGCTAAGGTTTTGGTGTGGGCGAAGTCATTTAATGACGGTAAGTTAGCGCCCATtctttctgtcatgttggtttgacccgactgattagaatacacgatctgacgagagcagtcaTTTCCGACCttcatggagccaaggaacatgttttgcaattgaaaaaaaaagcggATCCATGaatgactgtatgtacttcctgccatctcatagaagaccattcatttgttctgtctgtcactatggcataaatagaggaacaacgATACATTATTTtagagtcagaatcatctttattttgccaagtatgtccaaaaatcacacaaggaatttgtctcgggtcgtcggagccgctcgagtacgacgacAGACGGTCGATTGACGGAGAACGCTTTTGTgacagagagacaaaaaaaaaaaacccagtcactgagcaaaaagggttgctcgttatcatGTCTGCCGCTCAACTTTCTGTCATTGTACAGCGACCGCCGTCGAAAAACCTAGCTCGGAGTACGCTCGCGGCCGtatttcaaacacacacacgacttCACGATCTCTGATTGGTTTTGAGGCCGCGACGGGTTTAtcgtgtgtctgctttcaaagtCGCTGAGATTTTGTTCTTCCTCATCTGGCTGGCTCTTATTTGTTTTAGGCGCAGCATTCATAAATTGGGGCGTATGTGCGTTCAAATTGGTCGCACCCTAAAGGGAAAAAGTATGTAAagcctttggaatttcttcaaTTTATGCACAAATTGGTCATGAAATGTAGTCATCTTAATCAGGagggacaaacaaaaaaagtcttctcAAAGTCATACCACTTAAAGAATGTTATGGtttcatattttttgaaaaGTGAATCTCTAGGCTACCGTTTCTCCAAGAGCTCATCGGAGTCAGGTGTGAGCCGACCTGGAGTCCAATCCGTGAGACAGAATTGGAGgtcgtgacctcaaccccattgGGATGCTGCGGCGTGACCTCGAGCGAGCTTTTCACAGCAGACATCCGTCTGAAACAGTTttgtgaaagaagaagaagaagaagaagggtcCAACCTTCATCCTGATGGTTGCGCACGTCTTGAGCTGCAACGACGGGAGACGTTTGCTTGAGGTCGTTGCTGCCAATGGGTCGAGGGTCAACCACTTATTAAatgcaatactttttccctcccTCTCCGGTCAATATTGACATGCTATTTTCAacgaaaatatgaaaacataattatttGTGTGCTTTTAGTTCAAGCTGACGGTGTTCAGATGTTCAGACTACATTTGGTGACCAAATAATGCAGACAttgaagaaattccaaaggctTCATATGCATTTTCCTCCCACTCTACGTGGAGAAAATGTtacgatgatgatgacgatgacgacgacgacgacgacaataTGTTTCTCGCGCAGGAAGAATTCCGTCTTCACTTCAAGAACATCTCCAGGATCATGGACTGCGTCGGCTGCAGCAAATGTCGACTGTGGGGAAAACTGCAGGTTCCGTTGGGCGCCGCCGACGACACGACACACTGCCGTGTATATGAGTGCGTGCTAATCATGATGTCATAACGTTGACACCCCCAGACCCAAGGCCTGGGCACGGCCCTGAAGATCCTGTT
It includes:
- the ero1b gene encoding ERO1-like protein beta, giving the protein MWRATLEAFGVLLLAVLLGNLALAWFQLNKHEAQQQQQQQEQSCFCHLTGVLDDCFCDVESIDVFNNFKIYPRIKKLTEKDYFRYYKVNLKRACPFWPDDSHCAIKDCHVEPCPESQIPVGIKSGNYNKYSQAADGVADMSECQQAQELGAINSTLSNQSKEAFADWARHDDAQDHFCELDDESSPDAEYVDLLLNPERYTGYKGPSAWRVWNSIYEENCFKPRSVYRPLNPLALSRGDDGESFYDWLEGLCLEKRVFYRLISGLHSSINIHLSAQYLLDEGWGRSVWGPNAEEFRSRFDTAETKGEGTRRLKNLYFLYLIELRALYKVAPYFERAVVHLYTGNWRDDAHTKELLLQVFHEIQMFPMHFDEKSMFAGHEKEAKSLKEEFRLHFKNISRIMDCVGCSKCRLWGKLQTQGLGTALKILFSEKQIKNLPERSPSKGFQLTRQDVVALINGFARLSTSIHQLHDFRMMLRENR